Within Fusarium keratoplasticum isolate Fu6.1 chromosome 8, whole genome shotgun sequence, the genomic segment CGCTGTCCATCGGTACTTGTGGACGGGCGGATGGTTCGCCCTGGAAACGCCCCTCCAGCGGTACCTTTGGACTGCTGACGAGGGGACCTGAGGGGCGGACAGGCACCGGGGAGTGGAGCTGCGAGAAGCCGCCgtcagaaaaaaaaaagaggatcTTTTTCATCAGCGACAGCTCCCTCACAAGATGGAGCCATCCATTGTACGAATACGGATCCGTTACAATGCAAAAGACTCTGGTCTAGCGAATCGGGGACCACGTTGAGTTTTCTCGTTCATTGACTGGATCACCGTCTCTGAAACTCGGTTGCTACCTCGATATTACCGCGTCCCACTCAGCTAGAGAGCTCTGCTCGGGGACCCTGATGTTCCCTTCAACTCGAATTCCCCGCTCGGAAGCCGAGAACCGCCTCCCACAGCAACCGTCAATCCCCGGCCGCCGTTGGAGGCTGGGGGCCAATCGACCCTCCTGTTGAGCTAGGTGCTGATCATCTCAAACCGACCGCCTTTCCTGATGCTACGTTGTGCCTGTCCAGCATGGCACAAGCTGAATGGCCACGCAAGAGAGACAACAAGCAGCTTGACCATCACGCATGCCGTTGTAGATTGGCCAGAGACAAGCAACATGCTCCCTTCAAGTTGCCATTCATAAGACACATAAAAGCCAGACAAGCATTGTCTTGGTTATCCAATATTCGTACTTTTTTGTTGATCTGCCTCCAAGCATTTCAAGCTTGTTTCTTGGGCATCACTCATGAACCTCCTGTTGATCGTCAACAAGAGGCCAGAACCAGGTATCCTCCCCACCACATCTCGGCATCACCAGCAACATCAGGTCTGTCCATCATGTGCTCATCAAGTGCTCCTCTCTTTCTCAACGCTGTAAATCTAGACCAGCACTCAATTATATTCCACATTGCCCGGAACGCCGCCAATGCAAACCATCACTGAGCGTCTCGTATCCCTGAAATCCCTCGAGACACCGTGAACCCCTTCGAGCCCCTGTCCTCCGTCTATTTCGGCAACAGGTTCTCCCTCACCGCAAACATCTTGGCACTGACGTTGGCCGTGAAGCCGTCCACCTGCTTGCTGTACTGCTCCACCTGCTTCGCGTTCAGCATACCCTCCAGCCGGCTGGGCTCCTGGGGAAGCTTGAACAGCCGCTGCCACTCGTCCTCGGGCAGAAGAGACTGCTTGGCCGCGGCCCGCTGGGCATTCTCAGCCTTGCGCTTGGTCTGCCATTGTgtgatcttggcctgctcaCGGCCGAGCTGTCGCTGGTAGAACTGGAAGTTGTTGAGGTCGGTATAGTGCGACTCAATGCTCTCGAGCAGGAGATCGCAggtcttctcgaggaagggATCGAtcgcaaggtcaagggtaTCGATGGAGGGGTACAGCGGGGGCTTGACACCGTCCcgctcgaggtcggcgagcgACGAAGGCTGCTCAATATCGCCGCTGACGGGAGCGGAGGGGATCTGGTGGAGGAAGGTGGTGAGGAGGTGCGAGTTGTGGACGTTGATGGGGACCTCGGCGAGGATGTCCTTGAAGGAGAGCTTGGTCTTTTGCAAGCTATTTTCAGTCAGCACCTGTTCCCAAAGTCATGCTCCGACATCGCCTTACTTCTCGGTGGTGAACTTGTTCTCCTTGTAAGCGTTCATGAACGCGGGGGTGAGGCGGAACGCCCGCAGGGTCAGGTTACCCTGGGAGCTCTTGCTGGCGTCGTAGACGAGGGCGACGGTGTTCTCGTTGTCCTTCTGGTAGTGGAACTGGTTCTCGATGAAGCTCAGGTTGACAAAGTTGCCCATGGTCGCGCTCGTGTACCAGCCGACGTTGTTCGCATCCACGTTGACCTCCTTAAGGTGTCGGATCATCTCGTTCTGGTAGGCGATGTTGGCCTTCTGTCGGGgagcggcagcggcgagTGCCGAGGCGTCGTTCTGGTGGCCATCGGTGGTAGCGGGGTCGACGGTCGGGAAAGGGAACGTGTTGGTGATCTCCAGAAGCTCGTCCTGGTCCATACCCACGATCGAGCCGGTGGCGATAGAAGggaaggccgaggagcagtGCTTGGCAATCTTCATGATGACCTACACAGCGACACAGGTCAACTCTGCCTCCTCGCAACTCCTAGAGGGGGCCTCGAGGTGGGGCATTTCAACTCACCAGAGCCTCGACCTGGACGGCCTGGAAAGGCGCATCTTTGGGAGCGTCACCCATTTTGGCAGAAATTCAGGAAGAGATATTCACGGGGCCGCGAGTGACGGGTAGAGGTTCGGCGCTACGATCGTGAGTGGGCGGGTGGTGTTGCAAGGCCTCGGGGCGCTGGATGTGGGAATATCGAAACTTTTCGCATACCGATTTGTGGGCGTTGTGGGATGAGGGCGGTGAAGCACGGCAGATTATATATCCCGCGATGGACTTGACGAGCTTAACAACTGCATCATATCGCCATCAACTACAGTTCATCAGGTATCAAGATTTGCTCATTTTCTTAACCAGCATATTATTTCTCACTTGACGGATGCCATATGATTCTTCCTTCTTATGGAAAATCCGTGTACTTCCTGCATAGTCCCCACCTCGCCAATCGTCAACCTCACTCAGAACCTAGCCCTTCCTCTCAACATTCAAGCATCATCAGCCGTTACTAGTTTATCAAATCTGAAAGCACATTTTATCTTTTCTAAACCGTCTATCATAGCTCATTTCCCATGCCGAATATACATCGATTTTCCAACAAACGCCTTGTGACCTTTTCCgacccatccatcccttgTGTGTCATGCTCGCCCTCATGCTAAACCAAAGCTCCTTAATCCCGGATATCAGACCTCCTCTAATCTTAATATGAGCACCAGAACACGCCCTCATTCTATGTCGCTTCCAGCGCCCGCCGTAGCGCCCGTTGTCGCGCCAAGATATTATTCCTCCCATGGGATAATCTCCCATGACTCGACATTATCCCGAATAATGAGTCGGTGCTGATCAATCCTCCAGAATGCGTACATGGAACGAGTAGCTCCCGCTGCCTTTCGGTGAGCCGGTCCGGTACcacccttcttggcatcttcTCTCGTCCTCCAGATGCAAGTCGCCAAGTTTGCCAACTCAGAGTCTGGCTCTCCGAACCAGTATCTAGTCGCTGTTAGCAAAAGACCCCCATGAACACGAGAATTCGGCTTACTTGAGGAATCCGCCGCTTGCCACAGCCTCAGCGTGGGCTGCTTTGTCGAGTCGGCCGAGATCAGCGTACTCGGTGGTCTTCTTGATCCGGGACCGGAAAGCGACGATGTAGAAAGAGGTTTCCTTGAACCCCTTTCCTGACTCGACAGTAAGACGCttcacctcctcgagcacctCGGGCCAGTTGAAAGAGTCGACATAAGGTGCTGTTGCATAGTCATTGCGAAGAACTCGGAACCGGCTCAAGGCTCGGGCAAGGAGCGCATTCTCATGGTTCAAGGTGTCCAGGTCAAGCAGATGTTCCTGCTCGGTGTATGGGGATTGGATCAAATATCGACTATTAGGAACGAGTTCCGGGCTGATCTCTCTCACGTCGATTTGTGTGCCGGTCTTTTCGAACACGCCGAGTTCCGCTCCGGGAGCCGTCTGGATGTCAACGGACGCCATTGTGACTTGGCAACGGCTTGAAAGATGATTATGCTGGATGACCTTGCGAGTTCCAGTCAAGCAGTACAAGCTTGGTAGGGAGATATACAGTCCGGGAGGCAATTGGGGGATAAAGATGGGAACAGCTACGAGGACCACGACCCCAACAGCGAGCCATTGGCCTTTTATTGTCACACCAAGCCCCTTCCTACGGGCTCTTAGGCCATCGAGCCTGGAATAACGTGCTAAATGACACCATCTGGGGAAAACGAGAAACCAGCACGTGTGGGTCGGTGAAGAGTGTCAAAGGAAGGGTCTTCTCTCGGCAACCACTTGTTAGTGCGGGTGGTCGGGCGTGTCGGAATCACTGACAGACAAGCCTCCGGCCGAGCCCGGCGGAATTTGCAGCCCTGAGTCAGTTGGGCTTCTATCTCCAACATGGAAGGGTTTTCCAAAATGGGTCCCAGAGCCAAAAGGGTTCTTCTAACCGCCTTGAATTTCCTCAATGGCTTGGGAAAAGTCTGTCTTGGGGACTTAAGATGCGGCTCCGGGATCTCGCTTTGTACCAATGACGCGAGACAGCGAGATCATGATGATACGCCGCACCGTGATGCAGCGAACCGGGGTAAAAATCGACAATCTACAGCTTCACCGCTAGAAGCAATGATAACGTTTCCTCCCCCGGTCTCGGCAGCCCCAAGACAACGCCGAGCCGGAAGTGAAAAAGGTTTCTACAGGTGTTGGAACTTGGATGCCAGGGGCAGAAGATGCAAGACTAGCGCAGGCCAGGATGCGGCACTGACATGTGCGCCAGACGCTAAAATGGCGACAGCTCACACAAACCCGCAGACAGAAACAGCATGGATGCTGGATATAAAAAATCATCAAGGTGTGTCTTGTCTGGGGTAGGGCGTATATATACATGCGTTGGGCTCCGGGCGATACGAGTGCAACGCTACAGGCGGTGACGGGGAGGCTAGGGAGCTTCTTTCGGACTGTCGCACACGCTGTTTCAAGCAAGACGTCAAAAGCCACGAGAATGTCGACATGCCGAGATCTTCTTTGTTGACCTCATTGTCAGCGAGATAGCAGAACATGCCGTCATGTCTATTTTCATTCAAGCCTCTGCAGCTTCTCATCTATTGCTGACTGGATGGTCTAATATCATGCAATTGGCTCTGTCTCaatcatcatctcatctctcacGGCTccccagcttcctcctcatcaggcttcctcctcttcaaccacaccttggccatctcgtACGTCCCCAGATATAACCCACTCCCCAGCATCGTCCACCCCGATCGCAGAGCCGCACCCCGGAAGAATCCCCGCACTCCCCTCTCCCGGTACACCTCCTGCGTCACCGTCCACGCCCCCTTTTTCGCCCTCTTGCccgccatcttggccgcGGCTTCATTCCCTTCGCTCCCGGCGCtgagcatcatcctcgtcttgaCCACATCGCTCGGTGTCGTTAGGAACGCTGCTACTGATCCGGCGCCTCCCGCGCTTAACCCCGTCACAAGCCCCGTCTCGACCAGGGTTGGCTCCGGGGCGTCGTCACCACGGGACTCCCAGACCCGTGCGCGCATATGCTCAAAGATGGGGAACTGAAGTGCCGTGAATGGAAGGTTGCGCGCGACGAGGGCCGTGTAGCCTGTAAAGAGGCGCCGTGATGCCCCGGTTCCGGTGAGCTGACGGAACGCCTGTAAAGACGTTGACGACCCCTTGCCTGAAGTCTCGCCCCGTAGCATTTGGGCGTTTTGCTTGATGACCTCTGCAGGGGCGAGGACTAGACAAGACGCCATCTCTGCAATTGCCGAAGCAGATGAGTGTACTAGAGGCTCTGGCAACGAGGTTGAGCTGCCAATGAGTTGTTTCGCACTCTCGTACGTTGAGAAGAATAATCCAGCTGGGAACATGAGCAACCTTGTCTTGTACGTGTTTGGGAATACTGACCTGCTGGGAGCGTAGCAAGCACTACACTTCCAATGCC encodes:
- a CDS encoding Eukaryotic translation initiation factor 3 subunit H; the encoded protein is MGDAPKDAPFQAVQVEALVIMKIAKHCSSAFPSIATGSIVGMDQDELLEITNTFPFPTVDPATTDGHQNDASALAAAAPRQKANIAYQNEMIRHLKEVNVDANNVGWYTSATMGNFVNLSFIENQFHYQKDNENTVALVYDASKSSQGNLTLRAFRLTPAFMNAYKENKFTTENLQKTKLSFKDILAEVPINVHNSHLLTTFLHQIPSAPVSGDIEQPSSLADLERDGVKPPLYPSIDTLDLAIDPFLEKTCDLLLESIESHYTDLNNFQFYQRQLGREQAKITQWQTKRKAENAQRAAAKQSLLPEDEWQRLFKLPQEPSRLEGMLNAKQVEQYSKQVDGFTANVSAKMFAVRENLLPK